A portion of the Papilio machaon chromosome Z, ilPapMach1.1, whole genome shotgun sequence genome contains these proteins:
- the LOC106717289 gene encoding nucleobindin-2 isoform X1: MKIKECIICLLVIFHCSYAPPVSQDKSKEQDSEIKDDLEEYMEYHRYLKEVVQALESDPDFRERLEKADEEDVRSGRIAEQLDFVNHNVRTKLDEIKRREMDRLRHLATKQFELTNELEINTGKIPSNEHLDHANPHTFEIEDLKKLIKKTTSDLEEADKQRKQQFKKYEMEKEFEKHQKLEAMDEAHKKEYMEKVKQEEDARKHHQPLHHPVTREQLLELWKNADHMDKKDFNPKAFFMMHDVDGNGVWDADEVKALFIKELDKVYGPGGPNKDLHERAEEMERMREHVFKENDRNRDGLIDFHEFMTETQKADFNQDEGWKTIDENQIYTQSEYEEFERRRLEELRYLQQRGLVDAHGRPVPGAEHQIHQAYQQQQAFHQQQQFQQAQQQGYQGQQQYQGHPQGQLPPQYAPGQAPPGYQQGYHPSQIPQGQGQFQGYPQGQFQGPPQGQFQGQPHGQFQAHQSQPQGQQGQAQGQQQHPAQNQQPGNLNQQPPSQAVNQPSQQQGLRSDSPVQGQSPPAQGQGGQTQSSQVQGHDQSSQGQNQGQASQVQNQGQPSQGQAPTIQAQPPNVVANH, encoded by the exons ATGAAGATCAAAGAATGTATCATTTGTCTACTTGTGATATTCCACTGTTCATATGCACCTCCAGTGTCCCAGGATAAATCTAAAGAACAGGACAGTGAAATAAAGGATGATCTG GAAGAGTATATGGAATAccatagatatttaaaagaagtagTCCAAGCTCTGGAGAGTGATCCAGATTTCAGAGAGCGGTTGGAAAAGGCAGATGAAGAAGATGTTAGA tcTGGGAGGATAGCTGAACAACTGGACTTTGTCAATCACAATGTAAGAACTAAACTGGATGAAATTAAACGACGAGAAATGGATCGACTTCGCCACCTAGCTACTAAa caATTTGAGTTAACTAACGAACTTGAAATAAACACTGGAAAAATACCTTCAAATGAACATTTAGATCATGCTAATCCACATACTTTTGAAATTGAAGATCTTAAGAAGTTGATCAAGAAAACAACATCTGATTTAGAAGAGGCCGACAAGCAGAGAAAACAACAATTCAAG AAATATGAAATGGAAAAAGAGTTCGAGAAACATCAAAAACTAGAAGCAATGGATGAGGCGCATAAGAAGGAATATATGGAGAAAGTTAAGCAAGAGGAAGATGCAAGGAAACATCACCAACCA TTACATCATCCTGTGACCAGAGAACAGTTGTTAGAACTATGGAAAAACGCCGACCATATGgataaaaaagatttcaacCCAAAAGCGTTTTTCATGATGCATG ACGTTGACGGGAACGGCGTTTGGGATGCTGATGAAGTGAAAGCACTGTTTATCAAGGAGTTGGACAAAGTTTACGGGCCAGGCGGTCCCAACAAGGATCTGCACGAGAGAGCTGAAGAAATGGAGCGTATGCGTGAACACGTCTTCAAAGAGAACGACCGCAATCGAGACGGTCTTATCGACTTCCATGAGTTCATGACTGAGACTCAGAAGGCAGACTTTAATCAGGATGAAG GCTGGAAAACCATTGatgaaaatcaaatttatacgCAATCGGAATACGAAGAATTTGAAAGGAGAAGACTCGAGGAACTGAGATACCTGCAGCAGCGAGGTTTG GTTGACGCCCACGGTAGACCGGTACCGGGTGCCGAACATCAAATTCATCAAGCATACCAGCAACAACAGGCCTTccatcaacaacaacaattCCAGCAAGCCCAGCAACAAGGATACCAAGGCCAGCAACAGTATCAGGGACATCCTCAAGGACAACTTCCCCCGCAATATGCACCAGGTCAAGCGCCCCCAGGCTATCAGCAAGGCTATCATCCAAGTCAGATACCACAAGGACAAGGTCAATTCCAAGGTTACCCGCAAGGTCAATTCCAGGGCCCCCCTCAAGGTCAGTTCCAAGGGCAGCCTCACGGTCAGTTCCAGGCGCATCAGAGCCAACCCCAAGGTCAACAGGGTCAGGCACAAGGCCAGCAGCAACATCCAGCACAAAATCAACAACCAGGAAACTTGAACCAGCAACCACCATCACAGGCAGTGAACCAGCCATCTCAGCAACAAGGACTTCGATCTGATTCCCCTGTGCAAGGCCAGTCCCCACCGGCTCAGGGCCAGGGTGGTCAAACACAAAGTAGCCAAGTGCAAGGCCATGATCAATCATCGCAAGGTCAAAACCAGGGCCAGGCTTCGCAGGTCCAAAACCAAGGACAACCTTCGCAAGGTCAAGCCCCTACTATTCAGGCTCAACCGCCCAATGTAGTCGCTAATCATTAG
- the LOC106717289 gene encoding nucleobindin-2 isoform X2: MKIKECIICLLVIFHCSYAPPVSQDKSKEQDSEIKDDLEEYMEYHRYLKEVVQALESDPDFRERLEKADEEDVRSGRIAEQLDFVNHNVRTKLDEIKRREMDRLRHLATKQFELTNELEINTGKIPSNEHLDHANPHTFEIEDLKKLIKKTTSDLEEADKQRKQQFKKYEMEKEFEKHQKLEAMDEAHKKEYMEKVKQEEDARKHHQPLHHPGSKQQLEEVWEKQDHMDQAFDPKAFFMMHDVDGNGVWDADEVKALFIKELDKVYGPGGPNKDLHERAEEMERMREHVFKENDRNRDGLIDFHEFMTETQKADFNQDEGWKTIDENQIYTQSEYEEFERRRLEELRYLQQRGLVDAHGRPVPGAEHQIHQAYQQQQAFHQQQQFQQAQQQGYQGQQQYQGHPQGQLPPQYAPGQAPPGYQQGYHPSQIPQGQGQFQGYPQGQFQGPPQGQFQGQPHGQFQAHQSQPQGQQGQAQGQQQHPAQNQQPGNLNQQPPSQAVNQPSQQQGLRSDSPVQGQSPPAQGQGGQTQSSQVQGHDQSSQGQNQGQASQVQNQGQPSQGQAPTIQAQPPNVVANH, translated from the exons ATGAAGATCAAAGAATGTATCATTTGTCTACTTGTGATATTCCACTGTTCATATGCACCTCCAGTGTCCCAGGATAAATCTAAAGAACAGGACAGTGAAATAAAGGATGATCTG GAAGAGTATATGGAATAccatagatatttaaaagaagtagTCCAAGCTCTGGAGAGTGATCCAGATTTCAGAGAGCGGTTGGAAAAGGCAGATGAAGAAGATGTTAGA tcTGGGAGGATAGCTGAACAACTGGACTTTGTCAATCACAATGTAAGAACTAAACTGGATGAAATTAAACGACGAGAAATGGATCGACTTCGCCACCTAGCTACTAAa caATTTGAGTTAACTAACGAACTTGAAATAAACACTGGAAAAATACCTTCAAATGAACATTTAGATCATGCTAATCCACATACTTTTGAAATTGAAGATCTTAAGAAGTTGATCAAGAAAACAACATCTGATTTAGAAGAGGCCGACAAGCAGAGAAAACAACAATTCAAG AAATATGAAATGGAAAAAGAGTTCGAGAAACATCAAAAACTAGAAGCAATGGATGAGGCGCATAAGAAGGAATATATGGAGAAAGTTAAGCAAGAGGAAGATGCAAGGAAACATCACCAACCA CTCCATCACCCCGGCTCCAAACAACAGTTGGAGGAGGTGTGGGAAAAGCAGGACCATATGGACCAAGCGTTTGATCCCAAAGCGTTCTTCATGATGCACG ACGTTGACGGGAACGGCGTTTGGGATGCTGATGAAGTGAAAGCACTGTTTATCAAGGAGTTGGACAAAGTTTACGGGCCAGGCGGTCCCAACAAGGATCTGCACGAGAGAGCTGAAGAAATGGAGCGTATGCGTGAACACGTCTTCAAAGAGAACGACCGCAATCGAGACGGTCTTATCGACTTCCATGAGTTCATGACTGAGACTCAGAAGGCAGACTTTAATCAGGATGAAG GCTGGAAAACCATTGatgaaaatcaaatttatacgCAATCGGAATACGAAGAATTTGAAAGGAGAAGACTCGAGGAACTGAGATACCTGCAGCAGCGAGGTTTG GTTGACGCCCACGGTAGACCGGTACCGGGTGCCGAACATCAAATTCATCAAGCATACCAGCAACAACAGGCCTTccatcaacaacaacaattCCAGCAAGCCCAGCAACAAGGATACCAAGGCCAGCAACAGTATCAGGGACATCCTCAAGGACAACTTCCCCCGCAATATGCACCAGGTCAAGCGCCCCCAGGCTATCAGCAAGGCTATCATCCAAGTCAGATACCACAAGGACAAGGTCAATTCCAAGGTTACCCGCAAGGTCAATTCCAGGGCCCCCCTCAAGGTCAGTTCCAAGGGCAGCCTCACGGTCAGTTCCAGGCGCATCAGAGCCAACCCCAAGGTCAACAGGGTCAGGCACAAGGCCAGCAGCAACATCCAGCACAAAATCAACAACCAGGAAACTTGAACCAGCAACCACCATCACAGGCAGTGAACCAGCCATCTCAGCAACAAGGACTTCGATCTGATTCCCCTGTGCAAGGCCAGTCCCCACCGGCTCAGGGCCAGGGTGGTCAAACACAAAGTAGCCAAGTGCAAGGCCATGATCAATCATCGCAAGGTCAAAACCAGGGCCAGGCTTCGCAGGTCCAAAACCAAGGACAACCTTCGCAAGGTCAAGCCCCTACTATTCAGGCTCAACCGCCCAATGTAGTCGCTAATCATTAG
- the LOC106717110 gene encoding transcription initiation factor TFIID subunit 7: MSKDKRDLDYPSELESQFVLRLPEEPAKVLREVLKTGENLKNRLTIQIDNDMRHGEVRFDHWLMHAKIMDLPTIVESLKTIDNKSFYKTADICQMMICKDEPDTPTVEEESPSKNKKKDPYKVDKKFLWPHGITPPTKNVRKRRFRKTLKKKYVEAPEIEKEIKRLLRADNEAVSVTWEVIKEEDEHPKPEPSTSAHTKPERKPKAEKNKKETVTSETVNQRSSNVDDIFGGAVSDSDDENANVDMEDSRLSPYDSRLSDNNSMYGVGDTLSKRDYPIEFDSQMFPGQGSKKSTGRTSTTTSAVSHRLKSGAMSSEEEVDYHSRDMSKDNMQFRIDQLGAELEELKQRRQRTQHEIAGMENLALRQRFQDILHTLNQDIMYKEMERQGLITLQTSDDI; the protein is encoded by the coding sequence ATGAGTAAAGATAAAAGAGATCTTGACTATCCGTCAGAACTCGAGTCCCAATTTGTGTTAAGGCTTCCCGAAGAGCCAGCTAAGGTACTTCGTGAAGTGCTTAAAACAGGAGAAAACCTTAAAAATCGTTTGACAATACAAATTGATAACGATATGAGACATGGCGAAGTACGGTTCGACCACTGGCTGATGCATGCCAAAATTATGGATTTGCCGACCATTGTAGAATCTCTAAAAACTATTGATAACAAAAGTTTCTATAAGACCGCAGATATATGCCAAATGATGATATGTAAAGATGAACCAGATACACCAACTGTGGAAGAAGAGTCAccatcaaaaaataaaaagaaagatcCATATAAAGTAGACAAAAAATTCTTATGGCCACATGGTATAACACCCCCTACAAAAAATGTTCGAAAGAGACGatttagaaaaacattaaagaaaaagtatgTGGAAGCACcagaaatagaaaaagaaataaaaagactTCTACGAGCAGACAATGAAGCCGTAAGTGTGACTTGGGAAGTCATCAAGGAAGAAGATGAACATCCAAAGCCTGAACCAAGCACATCTGCACATACTAAGCCCGAGCGCAAGCCAAAAGCTGAAAAGAATAAGAAAGAAACTGTTACGTCAGAGACTGTTAATCAAAGATCTTCAAATGTTGATGACATTTTTGGTGGAGCTGTCAGTGATAGTGATGATGAAAATGCTAATGTTGACATGGAAGACAGCCGCTTGTCACCATATGATAGCCGTTTGTCCGACAATAACTCAATGTATGGAGTTGGAGATACACTTTCAAAGAGAGACTATCCAATTGAGTTTGATTCACAAATGTTTCCAGGGCAAGGATCAAAGAAATCTACTGGGCGTACAAGTACTACAACATCTGCAGTTTCCCACAGATTAAAGAGTGGAGCTATGTCTTCTGAAGAAGAGGTTGATTACCATTCACGTGACATGTCTAAAGACAACATGCAATTTAGAATTGATCAACTAGGAGCTGAATTAGAAGAGTTGAAACAGCGTCGTCAAAGAACTCAACATGAAATTGCTGGAATGGAAAATTTGGCTTTGCGACAAAGATTCCAAGACATTCTACACACACTGAATCAAGATATCATGTATAAAGAAATGGAGCGTCAAGGGTTAATCACCCTCCAAACTTCagatgatatttaa
- the LOC106717186 gene encoding N(G),N(G)-dimethylarginine dimethylaminohydrolase 1 yields the protein MDFKMHEYTHAVVGKVTPALRITDRADLNDARRQHDCFLRLLRELNLEVVEVDFGYSFPENVLLEHISIVCHGIALLMKPTSSMEDDMLKILKEVMQKDLGQTVIELTDPYAKVNGSDVIFTGREFFVGISDTSNEAGASAVAEAFPEFPCTPIKMSKGARHLKSYITVAGPDILCVGASKEAQELLKRMEREATFSYQTLTVPEDEAANCLYINGTLIHRAIEEIPDSFKTFCEKIDFARRSICFSELAKISTGLSACALLVRKT from the exons ATGGACTTCAAAATGCATGAATACACACACGCTGTGGTTGGTAAAGTGACTCCGGCATTGCGAATAACAGACAGAGCTGATCTTAACGACGCGCGACGGCAACATGATTGCTTCTTAAGACTTCTTAGGGAACTCAATTTAGAGGTGGTGGAAGTTGATTTTGGTTATTCATTCcctgaaaatgttttgttagaaCATATTTCCATCGTTTGCCATGGCATTGCCCTTCTTATGAAACCAACATCTAGTATGGAAGATGATATG ctGAAAATACTCAAAGAAGTTATGCAAAAAGATCTTGGACAAACAGTTATTGAATTGACTGATCCTTACGCCAAAGTCAATGGTTCTGATGTTATATTCACAG GTCGAGAATTTTTCGTGGGCATTTCGGATACAAGCAATGAAGCAGGAGCGAGCGCTGTTGCAGAAGCATTTCCAGAATTCCCTTGCACTCCTATTAAG atgTCCAAAGGTGCACGACATTTGAAGAGTTATATTACTGTGGCAGGACCTGATATTCTTTGTGTAGGCGCCAGCAAAGAGGCACAAGAATTATTGAAGAGAATGGAAAGGGAAGCAACTTTCTCTTACCAAACTCTTACAGTACCAGAGGATGAGGCTGCAAATTGTCTCTACATCAATGGGACACTTATTCATAGAGCCATTGAAGAAATACCTGATTCCTTCAAG acctTCTGTGAAAAGATTGATTTTGCCAGAAGATCCATCTGTTTCTCAGAATTGGCTAAGATATCCACTGGTCTCAGCGCATGCGCTCTGCTCGTTAGGAAGACATAA